The following are encoded together in the Deltaproteobacteria bacterium genome:
- the rnc gene encoding ribonuclease III translates to MSLLKAFEKKLGYTFKRKDLLRRALTHKSYTNEFKLSPLTHNERSEFLGDAVLELAISHLLMEKFKEHPEGELSKLRAAVVNEAELAELARSIHLGEFLFLGKGEDLTGGREKPSLLSDSYEAVLGAVYLDRGFKKAADLVAKHFKDIVEKVGAEGFAKDYKTRLQEEVQARFRSIPRYKLVKAVGPDHLKTFEVNLYIKEELYGVGMGNSKKSAEQSAAREALVKLTGGE, encoded by the coding sequence ATGAGTCTACTGAAAGCATTTGAAAAAAAACTGGGATACACCTTCAAAAGAAAAGATCTTTTAAGGCGAGCCCTCACACACAAATCCTACACGAACGAATTCAAACTCTCTCCATTAACACACAATGAACGAAGCGAATTTCTGGGAGACGCCGTACTGGAGCTGGCAATCAGTCACCTGCTCATGGAGAAATTCAAAGAACATCCTGAAGGAGAGCTTTCCAAACTGCGGGCGGCGGTTGTGAATGAAGCCGAGCTGGCAGAGTTGGCGCGCTCCATTCATCTTGGGGAATTTTTATTTTTGGGAAAAGGGGAGGACCTGACAGGCGGCCGTGAAAAACCTTCGCTCTTGTCGGATTCTTACGAAGCTGTTTTGGGGGCTGTTTATCTCGATCGCGGTTTTAAAAAAGCGGCCGATCTTGTAGCAAAACATTTTAAAGATATCGTGGAAAAAGTTGGTGCAGAAGGGTTTGCAAAGGATTATAAGACACGACTTCAGGAAGAGGTTCAGGCGCGTTTTCGCTCCATCCCGCGCTACAAGCTTGTCAAGGCGGTGGGGCCGGATCACCTAAAGACATTTGAAGTGAACCTGTATATAAAAGAAGAACTCTATGGAGTGGGGATGGGAAACAGTAAAAAAAGTGCCGAGCAATCTGCGGCGCGTGAAGCGTTGGTAAAATTAACCGGAGGCGAATAA
- the mutS gene encoding DNA mismatch repair protein MutS translates to MSEIKEIPATTPMLRQYLSIKGQYPDSILFFRLGDFYEMFFEDAQVASKILDIALTSRNKGESEPVPLCGVPYHACQPYIAKLLQAGKKIAICEQIENPKEAVGIVKRDVIRIITPGMVLDDSVLESSAPNYLVAVCGEIKNFSLAYLDISTGEFRAGSVISLDALLDEIAKLDPKEILIPQSWEANRFKEKLNSHFPNALISLLSEKEFNPSQVEIFEGANLLKIKSPKALQAAGALWGYACYTQKGAPSHVTTLLPHETKSFLILDESAQKHLELLKTEDQEKKGSLLYLLDKTQTPMGARKLRQWLLYPLVDLTAIRERQTAIACLMNEFSLQEGLNKNLKNISDLERLVGRIAIGTANARDIVALSNSLKIFPELISILKLQEGLLRIAVVLLQNFEPLVEKISKTLVEDPPFSIREGGFIRTGIHPELDELRKIRGDGKNFIAALEEKERTSTGISSLKIRFNKVFGYYIEITHTHRDKVPSHYIRKQTLVNAERYITQELKEYEEKVLGAEGRITQIEYELFMILQDEVKSWLLRIQKAADQIAILDALFSLSAVASKHRWVAPNMTTENVLHIEEGRHPIVEELSEERFVPNDIHLGVETRFLIITGPNMAGKSTVMRQTALIVILAQMGSFVPATKTSIGLVDRIFTRVGASDRLSRGESTFMVEMVETAHILKEATEKSLVIIDEIGRGTSTYDGMSIAWAVAEFLHQNIRAKTLFATHYHELIEMPESCEGMKNFNIAVKEWNDKIIFLRKLVPGGTSKSYGIEVAKLAGLPQTVVNRAKEVLKNWETFAVKKNPETTPQLPLFSDQNEALIKELQSIDLNNMTPIQALEFLSYLKRQSQS, encoded by the coding sequence ATGTCTGAAATAAAAGAAATTCCTGCCACCACGCCGATGCTTAGACAATATCTGAGCATCAAGGGTCAGTATCCCGATTCGATTCTTTTTTTTCGCTTGGGCGATTTTTATGAAATGTTTTTTGAAGATGCCCAAGTTGCTTCCAAAATTCTCGATATTGCGTTGACCTCCCGCAACAAGGGAGAATCGGAACCGGTCCCCCTCTGCGGCGTTCCGTATCACGCGTGCCAGCCCTACATTGCCAAACTGCTTCAGGCCGGGAAAAAGATAGCGATCTGCGAACAGATCGAAAATCCCAAAGAGGCCGTGGGTATTGTTAAACGCGATGTGATCCGCATTATCACGCCCGGCATGGTTTTGGACGACTCTGTTTTGGAATCGTCGGCCCCCAATTATTTGGTGGCTGTGTGTGGTGAGATTAAAAATTTTTCGCTCGCCTATCTTGATATTTCAACGGGGGAATTTCGCGCGGGGTCGGTGATTTCTTTGGATGCCCTGTTGGATGAAATCGCCAAACTCGATCCGAAAGAAATTTTAATTCCGCAATCATGGGAGGCCAACCGGTTCAAAGAAAAACTGAATTCCCATTTTCCGAATGCTCTGATTTCACTTCTCTCTGAAAAAGAATTCAATCCTTCGCAAGTGGAAATTTTTGAAGGGGCCAACCTTTTAAAAATAAAATCGCCCAAAGCTTTGCAAGCGGCCGGAGCTCTTTGGGGATATGCGTGTTATACCCAGAAGGGCGCGCCTTCCCATGTCACAACGCTTTTGCCCCATGAAACGAAAAGTTTTTTGATTCTGGATGAGTCAGCGCAAAAACATTTGGAGCTTTTGAAAACAGAGGATCAGGAAAAAAAAGGTTCTCTGCTGTATCTGCTCGATAAAACACAAACTCCGATGGGTGCCAGAAAATTGCGCCAATGGCTTTTGTATCCGCTGGTTGATTTAACGGCGATTCGGGAAAGACAAACAGCCATTGCCTGCCTCATGAATGAATTTTCTCTGCAGGAGGGACTTAATAAAAACCTGAAAAATATCTCCGATCTGGAGAGATTGGTGGGGCGCATCGCCATTGGAACCGCCAATGCCAGAGATATTGTGGCGCTGTCTAATTCCTTAAAAATATTTCCGGAACTGATTTCCATTTTAAAATTACAGGAAGGTTTGCTTAGGATTGCTGTTGTTCTGCTTCAAAATTTTGAACCACTGGTCGAAAAAATTTCAAAAACATTGGTGGAAGATCCTCCGTTCAGTATTCGGGAAGGCGGATTTATCCGGACCGGCATTCATCCGGAACTCGATGAATTGAGAAAAATCAGGGGAGACGGAAAAAATTTTATTGCCGCATTGGAAGAAAAAGAGCGGACTTCAACCGGCATTTCTTCACTCAAGATCCGCTTCAATAAAGTTTTTGGTTACTACATTGAAATTACCCACACGCATCGCGACAAAGTTCCTTCACACTATATTCGCAAGCAGACTTTGGTGAATGCCGAACGCTACATCACTCAAGAACTCAAAGAATACGAAGAAAAAGTTTTGGGAGCCGAAGGACGCATTACTCAAATTGAATACGAACTCTTCATGATCTTGCAGGACGAAGTGAAGTCGTGGTTGCTTCGCATTCAAAAAGCGGCGGATCAAATTGCCATTTTGGATGCTCTTTTTTCCCTCTCCGCCGTTGCGAGTAAACATCGTTGGGTTGCCCCCAATATGACGACCGAAAATGTTCTGCATATTGAAGAGGGGAGACATCCCATTGTGGAGGAACTTTCGGAGGAACGTTTTGTTCCCAACGATATTCATTTGGGAGTGGAAACGCGTTTCCTGATTATCACGGGCCCGAATATGGCCGGGAAATCGACCGTCATGCGGCAGACCGCGTTGATTGTGATTTTGGCGCAGATGGGTTCTTTTGTGCCGGCGACCAAGACTTCAATCGGTCTGGTCGATCGGATTTTTACACGGGTTGGCGCTTCGGATCGTTTGTCGCGAGGCGAGTCGACCTTCATGGTAGAGATGGTGGAGACGGCCCACATTTTGAAAGAGGCGACCGAAAAGAGTCTCGTGATTATTGATGAGATTGGACGCGGGACTTCCACTTACGATGGAATGAGCATTGCGTGGGCCGTGGCGGAATTTCTCCACCAAAATATCAGGGCCAAAACTCTTTTTGCGACCCACTACCATGAGCTCATTGAAATGCCCGAGTCTTGTGAAGGGATGAAAAATTTCAACATCGCGGTGAAAGAATGGAACGACAAAATTATTTTTCTACGCAAATTGGTTCCCGGTGGCACTTCCAAAAGTTACGGAATTGAAGTGGCAAAGTTGGCCGGTCTGCCGCAAACTGTTGTGAACAGGGCCAAGGAAGTTTTAAAAAACTGGGAGACGTTTGCGGTGAAAAAAAATCCCGAAACCACCCCCCAACTCCCTCTTTTTTCAGATCAAAATGAGGCGCTCATAAAAGAACTGCAATCCATCGATCTCAACAACATGACCCCCATTCAAGCTTTGGAATTTCTCTCCTATCTTAAGAGACAGTCGCAATCTTGA
- the era gene encoding GTPase Era codes for MNFKAGYVAIVGQPNVGKSTLLNKIIGEPVAIVTPKPQTTRNRIIGILNRPDAQLVFIDTPGYHSIPRPLHQFMLNEIEKTIDESDLFCFLIDPESDQPHLDDDLLERLHGKNPIVIVNKADLFLGARVAPSTGKAGGASPSRSHSLAKSREEIAEELRSKWNLKELFFISALHGDGVQELIQTLTDRLPEGPKFFEEDIYTELPIRFLAAESIREQAMLLLHQELPYGLAVEVVSFEEKPQITVIKANIVVESPSHKSMVIGKGGQMIKKLGTRARERIEFMMGDQKVFLELFVKVDEDWTLSADKLRQYGYV; via the coding sequence ATGAATTTCAAAGCAGGTTATGTGGCGATTGTGGGGCAACCGAATGTGGGCAAATCAACCCTGCTCAATAAAATTATCGGGGAACCCGTGGCGATTGTGACACCCAAACCACAAACAACAAGAAATCGGATCATCGGAATTTTAAATCGCCCCGATGCACAGCTTGTGTTTATCGATACTCCCGGTTATCATTCCATTCCGCGTCCTCTCCATCAGTTCATGCTCAACGAAATTGAAAAGACTATTGATGAAAGTGATCTCTTCTGTTTTTTAATTGATCCCGAATCGGATCAACCTCATCTGGACGATGATCTTCTCGAACGTCTTCACGGAAAAAATCCGATTGTCATTGTGAATAAAGCCGACCTATTTTTAGGGGCTCGCGTCGCCCCCTCCACCGGCAAAGCCGGCGGAGCCTCCCCCTCTCGCTCGCATTCGCTCGCTAAATCTAGGGAGGAGATTGCCGAAGAGCTCCGTTCCAAGTGGAATCTCAAAGAACTCTTTTTTATTTCAGCTTTGCACGGCGATGGAGTTCAAGAACTCATTCAAACGCTGACAGACCGCCTTCCGGAGGGACCGAAATTTTTTGAAGAAGATATTTACACAGAACTCCCCATCCGTTTTTTGGCGGCGGAATCTATTCGGGAACAGGCCATGTTGTTGCTCCATCAGGAACTCCCGTATGGTTTGGCGGTTGAGGTTGTGAGTTTTGAAGAGAAACCGCAAATCACCGTCATCAAAGCCAATATCGTCGTTGAAAGTCCCTCCCATAAAAGCATGGTCATTGGCAAGGGAGGGCAGATGATCAAAAAACTTGGTACTCGCGCCCGTGAAAGAATCGAATTCATGATGGGAGATCAAAAAGTATTTCTCGAACTTTTTGTAAAAGTGGATGAAGACTGGACTTTGAGCGCCGACAAATTAAGACAGTATGGATATGTCTGA
- a CDS encoding DMT family transporter — protein sequence MQALLLILLMNLLYAGAPTFMKLAARELDPFQIVYLRHTLAALIFIPILLFRKDFRLQRNDFLMILFCAFIAFTLASLLQIVGIRMSQATDGTFIASMEPVATIAMAVLFLGEKLTRKMKMGLILACIGFVILSYQTSDFSGATPHRWIGNLLFLLAVLGEAMFPILLKPLLSRYSPCVVAFYCLLCASIYMLPFQGLEMWQQLPTRSLATLGSVAYLGLGCSFLACFIWLSSLQYFSVSLLALSWFSQPLFGCLFALILLKEPLTSNTLAGGVLILLALALLKQKEAKQEKGVTSVAVRYAPSVVKAVIRRKRKIQSHPLALHFPVRRIQHHPHHAIH from the coding sequence ATGCAAGCCCTCCTTCTCATCCTCCTAATGAATCTTCTTTACGCTGGAGCACCCACCTTCATGAAATTAGCCGCCCGTGAACTGGATCCTTTCCAAATTGTTTATCTGCGTCACACTTTGGCGGCTCTTATTTTTATCCCCATACTTCTTTTCAGAAAAGATTTTCGGCTTCAACGAAACGATTTTTTGATGATTCTTTTTTGCGCTTTTATCGCTTTTACGCTGGCCTCGTTACTGCAGATTGTTGGAATTCGCATGTCACAGGCGACCGATGGAACTTTTATCGCCTCCATGGAACCTGTCGCCACCATCGCCATGGCTGTTTTATTTCTTGGAGAAAAATTGACGCGGAAAATGAAAATGGGATTGATTCTAGCCTGCATTGGCTTTGTTATTTTATCCTATCAGACATCAGACTTTTCCGGTGCCACACCCCATCGATGGATTGGTAATCTCCTTTTCCTTTTGGCCGTACTGGGAGAGGCGATGTTTCCTATCCTCCTGAAACCGCTTCTCTCCCGCTACTCCCCGTGCGTTGTCGCCTTCTACTGCCTTCTCTGTGCCTCCATATATATGTTACCCTTTCAGGGATTAGAAATGTGGCAACAGCTTCCCACGCGCAGTCTCGCAACTCTTGGGTCCGTGGCCTATCTGGGGCTGGGTTGTTCTTTTTTGGCCTGTTTTATCTGGCTCTCTTCACTTCAGTATTTCAGTGTTTCGCTTCTTGCCCTCTCTTGGTTTTCACAACCCCTCTTTGGCTGTCTCTTTGCCTTGATTTTGCTGAAAGAACCTTTGACTTCCAACACACTTGCCGGAGGAGTCCTCATTCTTCTGGCCTTGGCACTTCTAAAACAAAAAGAGGCAAAACAGGAAAAAGGAGTGACATCTGTTGCCGTCCGTTATGCCCCATCTGTTGTAAAGGCAGTTATCAGACGAAAAAGAAAAATACAGTCTCACCCTCTTGCTTTACATTTTCCTGTGCGTCGGATACAGCATCACCCGCATCATGCCATCCATTGA
- a CDS encoding type II toxin-antitoxin system death-on-curing family toxin gives MIQFPTLEEALELHQNLIQHFGGTKGIRDPGLLESALFRPQTGYYKDIAQMAAALMESLLLNHPFVDGNKRTAFFLTDIFLRMNGWKIKVEPQVGYHFIKKILAGTEVRLPQIDKWLRKYLHRIKIATVS, from the coding sequence ATGATCCAATTTCCAACCCTAGAAGAAGCGCTGGAACTCCATCAAAATTTAATCCAACATTTTGGAGGAACAAAGGGTATCCGAGATCCGGGCCTTCTGGAGAGCGCCCTTTTCAGGCCTCAAACGGGATATTATAAAGACATCGCTCAGATGGCGGCGGCCCTGATGGAATCCCTGCTTTTAAATCATCCTTTTGTGGACGGCAATAAGCGAACCGCCTTTTTTTTGACGGATATTTTTTTGCGAATGAATGGATGGAAAATCAAGGTCGAACCTCAAGTCGGATATCATTTTATCAAAAAAATTCTCGCCGGCACTGAAGTGCGTCTTCCGCAAATCGACAAATGGCTTCGAAAATATTTACACCGCATCAAGATTGCGACTGTCTCTTAA
- a CDS encoding 7-cyano-7-deazaguanine synthase, producing MKKRVVIGMSGGVDSSVAAALLLQKGYEVLGFSMDLYSCDRPLEKSCCTATDRLDARRICEQLKISYDTIDLRPQFRTHVIDYFAKECAKGRTPLPCVPCNRDIRFKALIDYADQVGAHWIATGHYSRVQ from the coding sequence ATGAAAAAACGCGTTGTTATAGGAATGTCTGGTGGGGTTGATAGCTCCGTTGCGGCGGCTCTTTTATTACAGAAAGGCTACGAGGTTCTCGGATTCTCGATGGATCTGTACAGTTGTGATCGCCCTTTGGAAAAAAGCTGTTGCACGGCCACCGACCGCCTCGATGCCCGAAGAATTTGCGAACAATTAAAAATTTCTTACGACACGATCGATCTTCGCCCTCAATTTCGCACTCATGTTATCGATTATTTTGCCAAGGAATGTGCAAAAGGTCGCACGCCTCTTCCGTGTGTTCCGTGTAATCGTGATATCCGGTTCAAAGCGCTGATCGATTATGCTGATCAGGTCGGAGCCCATTGGATTGCCACGGGTCATTATTCCCGCGTTCAGTAA